A genomic segment from Gossypium hirsutum isolate 1008001.06 chromosome D04, Gossypium_hirsutum_v2.1, whole genome shotgun sequence encodes:
- the LOC107898397 gene encoding germin-like protein 9-3, which yields MTYKTNISIVFLHSCRPFANGMGIISCIHSILFVLMVAQVIHGSEIHLKLDSVIPPNITTDDANFFTHSAFRVLIGADPPTAFKFMKVSEAEFPALNGQGVSYAVLQFPSGSLNPSHRHPHSAELLFLLIGSLKVGFVDANDVLHTLTLQAGDLFIFPVGVVHYQYNYGRDLAFAISAFGSANVRTITTPGLSKRLPSLARLMQQMLRR from the exons ATGACATACAAGACAAATATTAGCATTGTATTTCTTCATAGCTGCCGGCCATTTGCAAATG GTATGGGTATCATATCATGCATTCATTCCATTTTATTTGTACTAATGGTTGCCCAGGTGATACATGGTAGTGAGATACACCTTAAGCTTGACTCTGTGATCCCTCCAAATATCACCACCGATGATGCAAACTTCTTCACACACTCTGCCTTTCGTGTCCTGATCGGGGCCGATCCACCGACAGCTTTCAAGTTTATGAAAGTGAGCGAGGCAGAATTTCCAGCCTTAAATGGTCAGGGTGTTTCTTATGCTGTTCTGCAATTCCCTTCAGGCTCCTTAAATCCGTCCCATCGCCATCCTCATTCCGCCgagcttctttttcttcttatagGCTCTCTTAAAGTCGGATTTGTAGATGCAAATGATGTGTTACATACTCTGACACTTCAAGCTGGAGATCTTTTTATTTTCCCCGTGGGAGTTGTCCATTATCAGTACAACTATGGGCGGGACTTGGCTTTCGCGATTTCTGCCTTCGGGAGTGCAAATGTTCGAACCATAACTACTCCGGGTCTGTCGAAAAGATTACCAAGTCTTGCAAGATTGATGCAGCAAATGTTGAGAAGATGA